Proteins encoded by one window of Arachis hypogaea cultivar Tifrunner chromosome 1, arahy.Tifrunner.gnm2.J5K5, whole genome shotgun sequence:
- the LOC112805551 gene encoding protein DEHYDRATION-INDUCED 19 homolog 5, with product MDFDLRSSVHHSAKHLSRVQASRLHSDDYSVFQYTDVDDDPQSHFRCPFCDFAIQVRVLCSNLEEEHCPDLKNVVCPVCDQNLGRDVIRQFTHSNPRKWMWKSEKYNFWSGNSAMLGKKLAAMGNKQESMPDPLLSPFICNMPVPSSNDIHPNEDSSSSKKDLDIPDAKRSGTDAPRIGNEQDLQERKLRADFVQSLVLSTIL from the exons ATGGATTTTGATCTCAGGTCTAGTGTTCATCATTCTGCTAAGCACCTTTCTAGGGTCCAAGCTTCAAGGCTTCATTCTG ATGATTATTCAGTGTTCCAGTATACAGACGTAGATGACGATCCTCAATCTCACTTCCGATGTCCTTTCTGTGATTTTGCAATTCAAGTTCGCGTCCTCTGCAGCAATTTAGAAGAGGAGCATTGTCCTGACCTGAAAAATGTG GTTTGTCCTGTCTGTGATCAAAATTTAGGGAGGGATGTTATCAGGCAATTCACTCATTCAAATCCACGAAAG TGGATGTGGAAGTCTGAGAAATATAATTTCTGGTCTGGTAATTCAGCTATGCTTGGCAAGAAATTGGCTGCAATGGGAAACAAGCAAGAATCAATGCCGGATCCGCTTCTGTCACCGTTTATCTGCAACATGCCAGTCCCAAGCTCTAATGACATCCACCCTAATGAAGACTCCAGCTCCAGCAAGAAGGACTTAGACATTCCTGATGCTAAAAG GTCAGGGACAGATGCACCACGCATTGGCAATGAGCAAGATCTACAAGAGAGAAAGCTGAGGGCTGATTTTGTTCAAAGTTTGGTATTATCAACCATACTATAG